Below is a genomic region from Candidatus Polarisedimenticolia bacterium.
CGGCTGCAGCAGAGCGGAACGCCCTACATCCTGGCGTTCTGGCACGGGAGGCTGTTCCTGATGCCCTACGCCTATCCGGGAAAGAAGATTGCCATTCTCATCAGCGAGCACCGCGACGGGGAGCTGATCAGCCGGACGATGAACCGCTTCGGGTTCAGCACCGCGCGCGGCAGCACGACTCGCGGCGGCGCGCTGGGGCTGAGGGAGATTCTCAGGAAGATCGGAGCCGGCTTCGACGCCGCCTTCACACCCGACGGCCCCCGGGGGCCGCGCGAGGAGGTCCAGATGGGGGTCATCGCCGCGGCTCGCCTGAGCGGCGCGCCCATCGTCCCGGTCGCCTA
It encodes:
- a CDS encoding lysophospholipid acyltransferase family protein, giving the protein MNPRKASPMHAAALFLVPRLAVWWIRLTRAVTRVRFVNRDVVERLQQSGTPYILAFWHGRLFLMPYAYPGKKIAILISEHRDGELISRTMNRFGFSTARGSTTRGGALGLREILRKIGAGFDAAFTPDGPRGPREEVQMGVIAAARLSGAPIVPVAYSCTKKNSFLPGIAS